Proteins from a single region of Flavobacterium sp. K5-23:
- a CDS encoding SusC/RagA family TonB-linked outer membrane protein, whose amino-acid sequence MKSKFTWILTLCLAFFIQFSFAQEKTVTGVVTSKSDRMSMPGVNVVVKGTARGVQTDFDGKFAIKASVGEKITFSLIGSKSVTVVVGAQSKINVQLEDDSTILENVIVQGYNVTKTKTKSNVASVTVSSKTIEGRPNASFIQTLQAQVSGLNISSGSGQPGANSQIIIRGTGSINGKVEPLFVIDGIPLDSDNFRSINPDDIESVSVLKDAGATSIYGNRGANGVIIVKTRKGSFDSPLSIKYTSTTGFTSLQSTKYDLMNSQELLTTERAYGRGKGFNGGVNGAPMTDAEIAAAPNFDWLDYFFRTGVSQNQVLSLSGGGKNMTSYSSIGYFDQKGILVDSDLKRFSFRSNVSGKSNDDKFNYSTTTSLNFSRRNEPNSIGTGAVNRNYVLGANTGAPYLTAGQYSTPAQLLADYRASGTLLLTPLMLVDKLATYKNVVDELKGLVNLDGSYKLTKDLSVGSSFGIDYAQETQYQWQSPVSFNSLLFGAAAVANDHEFQSFDRRVVLTSNSRLVYDRTFNEKHSVSASAFVEYIKSHLNGLNFRQRGLDPKTTSPGGGTGYILDGPSNDRNVPTVSAYEASAGLFSYFATADYDYADKYGFGATIRRDASSRFASSFRWGTFYSVSGRWNIDKEAFMKNSVFNVLKLRGSYGTSGNQDVSNGSFSSLNNTKELYTTATGYNGLQAYVLNQLGVSDLRWEKTAQANIGLDFEVFNGKLSGSFDVYEKKTTDLFIPVPLSAINATTIVNANFGSLENKGVEATLKYDAITNNDGFNLSFNFNGSYNKNKIIDIAGATGRIDNGSTVIEESKIIDEYFLTRYAGVNPANGNLLFLDKNGSITENPDPAADRVHTGKSKIPVYQGGFGFDSSYKGFFLNASFSYTAKVYRLDWDLLGLQNPTNNVGVFNLTSDLLNAWTPDNRNTNIPALKATNIASQNNSDRYLVDASYVRLRFVSFGYNVSKRALAKTPFKSVRTFIQGENLFTFSKWRGWDAESTRSGDQYQYPTPKMVSVGLQLEF is encoded by the coding sequence ATGAAATCAAAGTTTACTTGGATTCTTACGCTATGTTTAGCGTTTTTTATTCAGTTTTCTTTTGCACAAGAGAAAACTGTAACAGGTGTTGTTACATCCAAATCTGATCGGATGTCTATGCCAGGAGTTAACGTAGTTGTGAAAGGAACAGCTCGTGGAGTACAAACTGATTTTGACGGTAAATTTGCTATTAAAGCATCAGTTGGAGAAAAGATTACTTTTTCTTTAATTGGTTCAAAAAGTGTTACTGTCGTTGTTGGTGCTCAAAGCAAAATCAATGTTCAGTTAGAAGATGATTCTACAATTTTGGAGAATGTGATTGTTCAAGGTTACAATGTAACTAAAACAAAAACTAAATCTAATGTTGCGTCTGTAACTGTAAGTTCAAAGACTATTGAAGGAAGACCTAATGCTTCTTTTATTCAAACATTACAGGCTCAAGTGTCTGGTTTGAATATTTCTTCAGGTTCAGGTCAACCAGGTGCTAATAGCCAAATTATTATTAGAGGTACAGGATCTATCAACGGTAAAGTTGAACCTTTATTCGTTATTGATGGAATTCCTTTGGATTCTGATAACTTTAGATCTATCAATCCAGATGATATTGAGTCAGTTTCTGTATTAAAAGATGCGGGTGCTACTTCTATCTACGGAAATAGAGGTGCTAACGGTGTAATCATCGTAAAAACAAGAAAAGGAAGTTTCGATTCTCCTTTAAGTATTAAATATACTTCTACTACAGGTTTTACATCTTTACAAAGTACTAAGTATGACTTAATGAATTCTCAAGAATTACTTACGACTGAAAGAGCGTATGGTAGAGGTAAAGGATTCAATGGTGGTGTTAATGGTGCTCCAATGACTGATGCAGAAATTGCAGCTGCTCCTAATTTTGACTGGTTGGATTATTTCTTTAGAACTGGTGTTTCTCAAAACCAAGTGTTGAGTTTATCAGGTGGTGGAAAAAACATGACTTCTTACTCTTCTATTGGATATTTTGATCAAAAAGGTATTCTTGTTGATTCTGATTTAAAAAGATTCAGTTTTAGAAGTAACGTAAGTGGAAAATCTAATGATGATAAGTTCAATTACTCTACTACAACATCGCTTAACTTCTCTAGAAGAAACGAACCAAATAGTATTGGTACAGGTGCGGTAAATAGAAACTATGTATTAGGTGCTAATACTGGTGCTCCTTACCTTACTGCTGGTCAGTATTCTACTCCAGCTCAACTTTTAGCTGATTATAGAGCTTCTGGTACTTTACTTTTAACTCCATTAATGTTAGTTGATAAATTAGCTACTTATAAAAATGTAGTTGATGAATTAAAAGGTTTAGTGAATTTAGACGGAAGTTATAAATTAACTAAAGATCTTAGTGTAGGTTCTTCATTTGGTATTGACTATGCTCAAGAGACTCAATATCAATGGCAAAGTCCAGTTTCATTTAACTCTTTATTGTTTGGTGCTGCTGCAGTTGCTAATGATCATGAATTTCAATCATTTGACAGAAGAGTTGTTTTGACTTCTAACTCAAGATTAGTTTACGATCGTACTTTTAATGAAAAACACAGTGTGAGTGCTTCTGCTTTTGTAGAATACATTAAGTCACATTTAAATGGATTGAACTTCCGTCAAAGAGGTTTAGATCCAAAAACAACTTCTCCAGGTGGAGGTACTGGTTACATTCTTGATGGACCAAGTAACGATAGAAACGTTCCTACTGTAAGTGCTTACGAAGCTTCAGCTGGTTTATTTTCATACTTTGCTACTGCTGATTATGATTATGCAGATAAATATGGTTTTGGAGCTACTATTCGTAGAGATGCTTCTTCTAGATTTGCGTCTTCATTCAGATGGGGTACTTTTTATTCAGTAAGTGGTCGTTGGAATATTGACAAAGAAGCTTTCATGAAAAATTCTGTATTTAATGTACTTAAACTAAGAGGTTCTTATGGTACTTCTGGAAATCAAGACGTTTCTAATGGATCTTTTTCTTCTTTAAACAATACAAAAGAATTATATACTACTGCAACTGGATATAATGGTTTGCAAGCATATGTTCTTAATCAATTAGGAGTTTCTGATTTGCGTTGGGAAAAAACGGCTCAAGCTAATATTGGTTTAGATTTTGAAGTTTTTAACGGTAAATTGAGTGGATCTTTTGATGTTTATGAAAAGAAAACTACAGATTTATTTATTCCTGTTCCTTTATCAGCTATTAATGCTACAACTATCGTTAATGCTAACTTTGGTTCTCTTGAGAATAAAGGTGTTGAAGCAACTTTAAAGTATGATGCTATTACTAATAATGATGGGTTTAATCTTTCATTTAACTTTAACGGATCATATAATAAAAATAAAATTATTGATATCGCTGGTGCAACTGGAAGAATTGATAATGGTAGTACTGTAATCGAAGAATCTAAAATTATTGACGAATATTTCCTTACTAGATATGCAGGTGTAAACCCGGCAAATGGTAATTTACTTTTCTTGGATAAAAACGGAAGTATTACTGAGAACCCTGACCCAGCTGCTGATAGAGTTCATACTGGAAAATCAAAAATACCGGTTTATCAAGGTGGATTTGGATTTGATTCAAGCTATAAAGGATTTTTCTTAAATGCTAGTTTCTCTTATACTGCTAAAGTATATAGATTGGATTGGGATTTATTAGGATTGCAAAATCCTACAAATAATGTTGGTGTATTTAATTTAACTTCTGATTTGTTAAATGCATGGACTCCAGATAATAGAAATACTAATATTCCTGCTTTGAAAGCTACAAATATTGCGTCACAAAATAACTCAGATAGATATTTAGTTGATGCTTCATATGTAAGATTGAGATTTGTGTCTTTTGGGTATAATGTATCTAAAAGAGCTTTAGCTAAAACTCCTTTCAAAAGTGTAAGAACATTTATCCAAGGAGAAAATTTATTTACTTTCTCTAAATGGAGAGGTTGGGATGCTGAAAGCACACGTTCTGGGGATCAATACCAATACCCAACGCCAAAGATGGTTTCAGTAGGTTTACAATTAGAATTTTAA
- a CDS encoding S8 family serine peptidase produces the protein MKKNTLKVLSLFIFLFASSMQSQTEKEKKVILKYSNVAKLNQLKVQYGESQNKIYEKAVDFANQNGFPVSMLNADGSYSEVKEVTNDGILLYRVTSNDGSAFTSRTNRLGLNGGLGLNLTGEGLYVGVWDQDNANIKHEDFGGRAFVYDNNTNPISNHSTHVTGTMISSGLNSIDGKGRGIAHKAYAYVSNWTRDLEEMAQLALNNGLLVSNHSYGLQSSNASFPVYIFGAYRNDSRDLDAVAFSAPYYQPVIAAGNDRNNIPTINPTKNGYDLLSDFSTSKNAIVVAAVNGLGANGYVDPNSVVMSAFSSWGPTDDNRVKPDISTKGVNVYSTSSAAGNKGYTTLSGTSMAAPAVTATLLLLQEHFRNTTTDFMRSATLRGLIIHTADEAGDADGPDPRFGWGLINAEKSVEVITDAYKTTASKKAIVQEFDTRTVSMTQGSVFTKTVKAKGGIPLKATISWTDRSGNANMGTVDLSTPVLVNDLDIRIEKGEEVFYPWRLNDVKELPAIKADNFVDNVEKIEIANPLAEVYTIKITHKGKLVGDNQDFSLIISGLDDSSLANNDFEFTSISVWPNPMTDVVNIAVHSELSEAMYLEVYDILGIRHINKKISQPTNDAIQSLDVKSLKPGLYIFKIIQGKKESIWKVLKK, from the coding sequence ATGAAAAAAAATACTTTGAAAGTGTTGTCACTTTTTATTTTCTTGTTTGCTAGCTCTATGCAATCTCAAACAGAAAAAGAAAAAAAGGTTATATTAAAATACTCCAATGTTGCTAAACTTAATCAGTTGAAAGTGCAGTATGGAGAAAGTCAAAATAAGATTTATGAGAAAGCTGTTGATTTTGCAAATCAAAATGGATTTCCTGTAAGTATGTTAAATGCTGATGGAAGTTACTCAGAAGTAAAAGAAGTTACAAATGACGGAATTCTTCTATACCGTGTTACAAGTAATGATGGTTCAGCATTTACTTCTAGAACAAATAGACTTGGACTTAACGGTGGGTTAGGATTGAATTTAACCGGTGAAGGACTATATGTAGGAGTTTGGGATCAAGATAATGCAAATATTAAGCATGAAGATTTTGGAGGTAGGGCTTTTGTTTATGATAACAATACTAACCCAATTTCAAATCATTCAACTCACGTCACGGGAACTATGATTAGTTCAGGATTAAACTCAATCGACGGTAAAGGGAGAGGGATTGCTCATAAAGCTTATGCTTATGTAAGTAATTGGACTAGGGATTTAGAAGAAATGGCACAATTGGCATTGAATAATGGTTTGTTAGTATCAAATCATTCTTATGGTCTTCAGTCAAGTAATGCTAGTTTTCCAGTTTATATTTTTGGTGCCTATAGAAATGATTCTCGTGATTTAGATGCAGTAGCTTTTAGCGCACCTTATTATCAGCCTGTAATTGCTGCTGGAAATGACAGAAACAATATCCCTACAATAAACCCAACTAAAAACGGTTATGATTTATTGTCTGATTTTTCAACATCAAAAAACGCAATTGTTGTAGCTGCCGTTAACGGGTTAGGTGCAAATGGATATGTAGACCCAAATAGTGTGGTAATGTCAGCCTTTAGTAGCTGGGGGCCAACGGATGATAATAGAGTAAAACCAGATATTTCAACAAAAGGAGTAAATGTGTATTCAACTAGTAGTGCAGCTGGTAATAAAGGTTATACTACTTTGTCAGGGACATCGATGGCTGCGCCAGCTGTAACGGCAACATTGCTTTTATTGCAAGAGCATTTTAGAAATACCACTACTGATTTTATGAGATCGGCTACTTTAAGAGGATTGATCATTCATACAGCTGATGAGGCTGGTGACGCTGATGGTCCAGACCCAAGGTTTGGATGGGGTTTGATAAATGCAGAAAAATCAGTTGAAGTAATAACTGATGCGTACAAAACTACTGCTAGTAAAAAAGCAATTGTTCAAGAGTTTGATACAAGAACAGTTTCTATGACACAAGGGAGTGTGTTCACTAAAACGGTTAAGGCAAAAGGGGGCATTCCTTTGAAGGCAACTATTTCATGGACTGATCGTTCGGGAAATGCTAATATGGGTACTGTAGATTTAAGCACGCCAGTATTAGTAAATGATTTGGATATTAGAATTGAAAAAGGCGAGGAAGTATTCTATCCTTGGAGGTTGAATGATGTAAAAGAATTGCCTGCAATAAAAGCGGATAATTTTGTAGATAATGTAGAAAAAATAGAAATAGCTAATCCTTTAGCAGAAGTTTACACTATAAAAATAACACATAAAGGGAAATTAGTAGGAGATAATCAAGATTTTTCATTAATAATTTCGGGTTTAGATGATAGTAGTTTGGCTAATAATGATTTTGAATTCACTTCTATTAGTGTTTGGCCAAACCCGATGACTGATGTTGTTAATATAGCAGTTCATTCTGAGTTGTCAGAAGCTATGTATCTTGAGGTTTATGATATATTAGGGATTAGACATATTAATAAAAAAATATCTCAACCTACAAATGATGCAATTCAATCTTTAGATGTTAAATCTTTAAAGCCAGGCTTGTATATTTTTAAAATAATTCAAGGTAAAAAAGAATCAATCTGGAAGGTGTTAAAAAAATAA
- a CDS encoding ribonuclease HII yields MLENNFSKFMLESGTDEAGRGCLAGPVTAAAIILPSEFENEILNDSKKLSEKIRERLKPILEEIAISFAVTHLEPNVIDEINILNASIKAMQECVLKLNPQPEYIIVDGNAPFIHKNGLKNKGGKFYTAAEIKILTSIPSTSIIKGDAKYMSIAAASVLAKTYRDEYMNRIHEEFPMYNWKKNKGYPTKEHREAIRKYGVTKYHRMSFRLLPEQLKLEI; encoded by the coding sequence ATGCTCGAAAATAATTTTTCAAAATTTATGTTAGAATCCGGAACAGATGAAGCTGGTCGAGGATGTCTTGCCGGTCCCGTGACCGCAGCGGCAATTATACTTCCGTCAGAATTTGAAAATGAAATATTAAACGACAGTAAAAAATTGTCTGAGAAAATAAGAGAAAGACTGAAACCAATTTTAGAGGAAATTGCAATCAGTTTTGCAGTGACCCATTTAGAACCGAATGTTATTGATGAAATCAATATCCTGAATGCATCCATAAAAGCGATGCAGGAATGTGTTTTAAAACTCAACCCACAACCGGAATATATTATCGTGGACGGAAACGCTCCTTTTATACATAAAAACGGGCTGAAAAATAAAGGGGGTAAATTTTACACTGCAGCCGAAATAAAAATTCTTACTTCCATTCCAAGTACAAGTATTATAAAAGGTGATGCTAAATACATGAGTATTGCGGCAGCCTCTGTATTAGCAAAAACCTACCGTGATGAATACATGAATCGTATTCACGAAGAATTCCCTATGTACAATTGGAAAAAAAACAAAGGCTATCCTACCAAAGAACATCGGGAAGCGATCAGGAAATATGGAGTAACCAAATACCACCGAATGAGTTTTCGATTATTGCCGGAACAATTAAAGTTGGAAATTTAA
- the lipB gene encoding lipoyl(octanoyl) transferase LipB produces the protein MNKSIQLQDLGNKDYKETWEYQEELFKGIVDLKIRNRREELNLETPNYFLFVEHPHVYTLGKSGDLSNLLLSEKQLEAKGATFYKINRGGDITYHGPGQIVGYPILDLDNFFTDIHKYLRLLEESIILTLQEYGLECGRSEGETGVWLGSGTPFARKICALGVRASRWVTMHGFALNVNADLGYFDNIIPCGIRGKAVTSLQVELGVEKVNEEEVKEKILKHFSTLFDADFSTSAI, from the coding sequence ATGAACAAATCAATCCAACTTCAAGATTTAGGAAATAAAGACTATAAAGAAACTTGGGAATACCAGGAAGAATTGTTCAAGGGAATTGTCGATTTAAAAATCAGAAACAGGAGAGAAGAACTTAATCTAGAGACGCCAAATTATTTCCTCTTTGTCGAGCATCCTCATGTGTACACACTTGGGAAAAGCGGGGATTTAAGTAATCTACTTTTATCAGAAAAACAATTGGAAGCTAAAGGTGCTACTTTTTACAAAATAAACCGCGGTGGTGACATTACGTATCACGGCCCGGGACAAATTGTAGGTTATCCCATTTTGGACTTAGACAACTTCTTTACGGATATTCATAAATACCTGCGATTGCTAGAGGAATCTATTATTCTTACTTTACAAGAATATGGTTTGGAATGCGGTAGGAGTGAAGGTGAAACTGGAGTATGGCTTGGTTCGGGAACACCATTTGCCCGCAAAATATGTGCTTTGGGGGTTCGAGCTTCGCGCTGGGTAACCATGCACGGATTTGCCTTAAACGTAAATGCCGATTTGGGTTATTTTGACAATATCATTCCTTGTGGAATTAGAGGCAAGGCTGTTACTTCATTACAAGTGGAACTGGGCGTGGAAAAAGTAAACGAGGAAGAAGTAAAAGAAAAAATTCTGAAACATTTCTCTACCCTTTTTGATGCTGATTTCTCAACTTCTGCAATCTAG
- the lysS gene encoding lysine--tRNA ligase, which produces MALSEQEIIRREKLQSLRNLGINPYPANLFPVNHTSKQIKESFEEGKKVIVAGRLMSVRDQGKACFAELQDSEGRIQLYVNRDVLCEGDDKTLYNQVFKKLTDLGDFIGIEGELFTTKVGAQCIRVDGFTFLSKTLRPLPLPKVDEDGKVHDAFNDAELRYRMRYVDLTVNQNVKETFIKRTKLFNSMRTFFNDAGYLEVETPILQSIPGGAAARPFITHHNSLDMPLYMRIANELYLKRLIVGGFDGVYEFSKNFRNEGMDRTHNPEFTAMEIYVAYKDYNWMMEFTENLLEHCAIGVNGTSEATFGEHKISFKAPYARVTMTDSIKHFTGFDISGKSETELFDAARGMGIEVDETMGKGKLIDEIFGAKCEGNYIQPTFITDYPKEMSPLCKEHRDNPELTERFELMVCGKEVANAYSELNDPIDQRERFEEQMRLAEKGDDEATGIIDEDFLRALEYGMPPTSGLGIGMDRLMMFLTNNASIQEVLFFPQMRPEKKQVQIELEDDEKLIVALLKTNDNQMDFGALKTKSELSGKKWDKAMKNLSSLGMTEVVVVGDVKACRLKE; this is translated from the coding sequence ATGGCATTATCTGAACAAGAAATTATCCGTAGAGAAAAACTACAAAGCTTACGCAACCTAGGGATTAACCCTTATCCTGCAAATCTTTTCCCTGTAAATCATACTTCGAAACAAATAAAGGAAAGCTTTGAAGAAGGTAAAAAGGTGATTGTTGCCGGGCGTTTGATGAGTGTAAGGGATCAAGGAAAAGCTTGTTTTGCCGAATTGCAAGATAGCGAAGGCCGCATACAATTGTATGTGAACCGCGATGTGTTGTGTGAGGGTGATGATAAAACATTATACAATCAGGTATTTAAAAAACTGACCGACTTAGGTGATTTTATTGGTATCGAAGGAGAATTGTTCACTACTAAAGTAGGTGCGCAATGTATTCGTGTGGATGGATTTACTTTTTTGAGTAAAACATTGCGTCCGTTACCATTACCAAAAGTAGATGAAGACGGAAAAGTGCACGACGCTTTTAATGACGCTGAATTGCGTTACAGAATGCGTTATGTGGATTTGACGGTGAATCAAAATGTGAAAGAGACGTTTATCAAGAGAACAAAATTGTTCAACTCGATGCGTACTTTCTTTAACGATGCAGGATATCTTGAGGTGGAAACCCCAATTTTACAATCGATTCCTGGTGGTGCTGCGGCGCGTCCGTTTATCACACACCATAACTCACTAGATATGCCATTGTATATGCGTATTGCTAATGAGTTGTACTTAAAAAGATTAATTGTAGGTGGATTTGACGGAGTGTATGAGTTTTCTAAAAACTTCCGTAACGAAGGAATGGACAGAACGCACAACCCGGAATTTACAGCTATGGAAATATATGTAGCCTACAAAGACTACAACTGGATGATGGAGTTTACGGAGAACTTACTGGAACATTGCGCTATAGGTGTAAATGGAACTAGTGAAGCGACTTTTGGCGAACATAAAATCAGCTTCAAAGCACCTTATGCTCGTGTTACAATGACTGATTCTATCAAACACTTCACTGGTTTTGATATTTCAGGAAAAAGCGAAACAGAACTTTTTGATGCTGCCAGAGGAATGGGAATTGAGGTTGATGAAACTATGGGTAAAGGAAAATTGATTGATGAAATTTTTGGCGCTAAATGCGAAGGAAATTATATTCAACCAACATTCATTACTGATTATCCTAAGGAAATGTCACCGCTTTGTAAAGAGCACCGTGACAATCCTGAATTGACAGAACGTTTTGAATTAATGGTTTGTGGTAAAGAGGTTGCAAATGCCTACTCGGAACTAAATGACCCAATTGATCAAAGAGAGCGTTTTGAAGAACAAATGCGTCTTGCTGAAAAAGGAGATGATGAAGCAACTGGAATTATTGATGAAGATTTCTTGAGAGCACTTGAATATGGAATGCCTCCTACATCTGGATTAGGGATAGGTATGGACCGTTTAATGATGTTCTTGACTAACAATGCCTCAATTCAAGAAGTATTGTTCTTCCCACAAATGAGACCTGAGAAAAAACAAGTTCAAATTGAACTGGAAGACGACGAAAAACTTATTGTTGCCTTATTGAAAACCAATGACAACCAAATGGATTTTGGCGCACTTAAAACCAAATCAGAATTGAGCGGTAAAAAATGGGATAAAGCGATGAAAAACCTTTCTTCTCTAGGAATGACTGAAGTGGTTGTTGTAGGAGATGTTAAAGCTTGCAGACTGAAAGAGTAA
- a CDS encoding DUF6755 family protein — MSNFRTSQNKANPNKLNNILSTLIFILILNVTIQIWLLYASLNNALDNHREILIPAFIASLILFLIGFSWLYYLPKGNYRK, encoded by the coding sequence ATGAGTAATTTTAGAACAAGCCAAAACAAAGCTAATCCCAACAAGCTAAACAACATCCTTTCAACGCTGATATTCATTTTAATCTTAAATGTCACGATTCAGATCTGGTTGTTGTACGCCTCGTTAAATAATGCGTTAGACAATCATAGAGAAATTTTGATCCCAGCATTTATCGCTTCCTTGATCTTGTTTTTGATAGGTTTCAGTTGGCTTTATTATTTACCGAAAGGGAATTATAGAAAGTAA
- a CDS encoding Rieske (2Fe-2S) protein, translated as MSKEDNLNENWKKDFPILKQEATQVSRRDFAKFLTLVSGGLMVGSGLVAAKAYLLPKEEVAGEHFVCKQDEVPVGGTRGFVIEGSTVPYILIHLENGEYKAYEQKCTHLSCSVFYKPGTGIIHCPCHEGSFDAMTGDVIAGPPPRALPKLEVFFKDKDIYVKASQENVMS; from the coding sequence ATGTCAAAAGAAGATAATTTAAACGAAAACTGGAAAAAAGACTTTCCAATTTTAAAACAAGAAGCCACGCAAGTCAGTCGTCGTGATTTTGCAAAATTCCTGACGCTGGTTTCAGGAGGACTAATGGTTGGTAGTGGTTTGGTCGCTGCCAAAGCATATTTATTACCTAAAGAAGAAGTGGCTGGCGAGCATTTTGTATGCAAGCAAGACGAAGTTCCAGTAGGGGGAACACGAGGTTTTGTTATAGAAGGGAGTACTGTTCCTTATATCTTGATTCATCTAGAAAATGGGGAATATAAAGCCTATGAGCAAAAATGTACCCATCTTTCTTGTTCGGTTTTTTACAAGCCGGGAACCGGGATTATTCATTGTCCTTGTCACGAAGGATCGTTTGATGCTATGACAGGTGATGTGATTGCAGGACCGCCGCCAAGAGCTTTGCCTAAACTGGAAGTGTTCTTTAAAGACAAAGATATTTACGTGAAAGCATCACAAGAGAATGTGATGAGTTAA
- a CDS encoding 4Fe-4S dicluster domain-containing protein: MNYTSFNTNEEFFVDMQRCIGCKACELACAECETNGQDSMIHVNYVDRASTVQTTVQVCMHCDDPVCASVCPADAISKDEFGIVHTANTERCIGCSNCVIACPFGVPKKIEEYDLMMKCTMCYDRTSVGKKPMCATVCPSGALFYGTKAEIEEMRPNSSPVNTFVFGKEIVNTKVNIMMPKGSTELIIY, from the coding sequence ATGAACTATACCAGTTTCAATACAAACGAAGAGTTTTTTGTAGATATGCAACGTTGCATAGGTTGTAAAGCTTGTGAATTAGCTTGCGCCGAATGTGAAACAAACGGACAAGACTCTATGATTCATGTCAATTATGTAGATCGTGCTTCAACGGTTCAAACTACAGTTCAGGTGTGTATGCATTGCGATGACCCTGTTTGTGCTAGTGTATGCCCAGCTGATGCGATATCAAAAGACGAATTCGGAATCGTACATACTGCCAATACCGAAAGATGTATCGGTTGTTCGAATTGCGTGATTGCGTGTCCTTTTGGTGTGCCAAAGAAAATTGAAGAGTACGATTTGATGATGAAGTGTACGATGTGTTATGACAGAACGAGCGTTGGAAAAAAACCAATGTGTGCCACCGTTTGTCCAAGTGGCGCCTTGTTCTACGGTACAAAAGCGGAAATCGAAGAAATGCGTCCAAACAGTTCGCCTGTAAACACCTTTGTTTTCGGAAAAGAGATTGTAAATACCAAAGTGAATATCATGATGCCTAAAGGCAGTACTGAGTTGATAATATATTAG